A region of Saccharomyces mikatae IFO 1815 strain IFO1815 genome assembly, chromosome: 12 DNA encodes the following proteins:
- the RGR1 gene encoding Rgr1p (similar to Saccharomyces cerevisiae RGR1 (YLR071C); ancestral locus Anc_8.15), translating into MTTTIGSPQMLANEERLSNEMHALKNHSEQNGQEQRGPVKNTQLHSPSATVPEITGPQKESLEIVPKNTSAATTISVPPPALPHVEINQVSLALVIRNLTVFTMKELAQYMKTNVHTQTNEPNSAKKIRFLQLIIFLRTQFLKLYVLVKWTRTIKQNNFHVLIDLLNWFRMTNMNVNNCIWALKSSLNSMTNAKLPNVDLVTALEVLSLGRPNLPTHNFKLSGGSDSIDMVDGMAKVPIGLILRRLKDLNLAVSIKIALMNIPKSLNNYRIKNGRIHFTVANEFEIQLSTVNRQSPLFFVDLKLLFNTEAEQSVSTVTAANSPSGNRESNDEQSNSNGNNLPLNKPRLEKLINEILLKSNDPLLSLYNFLHKYVLTLQLYMVHREFLKLANGGKFSKSNLIHNYDSKKSIITVRYWLNGKMDSKGKITIGIQKTTESLILKWDNQSASRAKNMPVIYNNIVSNIEGILDEIMFNHARIIRSELLARDIFQEDEENPDVLLFQLPTTCVSMAPIQLKIDLLSGQFYFRNPTPLLLKYASKVNRAENPEELARILQQLKLDKIIHVLTTMFENTGWSCSKIIKINRLIRTHVNTEGDGIVKKESDNTATNDVSLLLQRDLFIRLPHWPLNWYLILSIVSSKTSCVVEKRIGKIISQRGKWNLKYLDNSNVMTVKLESITYQKIMILQRTILNRIINHMLIDSLNQLEIRNKICSSEMINDKKLPQYIIQGDNINDNISIIALELESFLEGSKALNSILESSMFLRIDYSNSQIRLYAKFKRNTMMIQCQIDKLYIHFVQKEPLAFYLEESFTNLGIIVQYLTKFRQKLMQLVVLTDVVERLHKNFESENFKIIALQPNEISFKYLSNNDEDDKDCTIKILTNDDSIKNLTVQLSPSNPQHIIQPFLDNSKMDYHFIFSYLQFTSSLFKALKVILNERGREFHDDGSEYSTMVNIGLHNLNEYQIVYYNPQAGTKITICIELKTVLHNGRDKIQFHIHFADVAHITTKSPAYPMMHQVRNQVFMLDTKRLGTPETVKPAFTSHAIRLGNGVACDPNEIEPILMEIHNILKVDSNASSS; encoded by the coding sequence ATGACTACCACGATAGGTTCCCCACAGATGCTGGCTAATGAGGAGAGACTTTCTAACGAGATGCATGCGCTGAAGAACCACTCCGAGCAGAATGGGCAAGAGCAACGGGGTCCTGTTAAAAACACCCAACTGCATAGCCCTTCAGCAACCGTTCCAGAAATCACAGGTCCTCAAAAAGAGTCCTTGGAAATAGTACCGAAAAATACAAGTGCAGCAACCACAATAAGTGTGCCTCCGCCAGCGTTGCCCCATGTTGAGATTAATCAGGTCAGTCTGGCGTTGGTAATAAGGAACTTAACAGTGTTTACTATGAAGGAACTTGCTCAATACATGAAAACCAACGTACACACTCAGACAAACGAGCCCAACTctgcaaagaaaatacgGTTCTTACAACTGATTATATTCTTGAGGACacaatttttgaaactgtACGTGCTTGTGAAATGGACTCGTacaataaaacaaaataatttTCATGTGTTAATCGATCTGTTGAACTGGTTTAGGATGACGAACATGAACGTTAATAATTGTATCTGGGCTTTGAAAAGTAGCCTGAACTCTATGACTAATGCTAAGTTACCCAATGTGGATTTGGTCACTGCTTTAGAGGTCTTGAGTCTTGGAAGGCCTAATTTACCCACACACAACTTCAAATTAAGCGGTGGCAGCGATTCCATAGATATGGTGGATGGGATGGCCAAAGTCCCCATAGGGTTGATTTTACGGAGattaaaagatttgaatttggCTGTCTCGATAAAAATTGCATTAATGAACATTCCTAAGTCATTAAATAACTATCGTATCAAGAATGGTAGAATACACTTTACTGTTGctaatgaatttgaaatacaGTTGTCAACTGTTAACAGACAGTCCCCTCTGTTTTTTGTTGACTTGAAGCTATTATTTAACACAGAGGCTGAGCAGAGCGTTTCAACGGTAACGGCGGCTAACTCTCCCAGTGGAAATAGGGAAAGCAATGATGAACAGTCAAATTCTAACGGCAACAACTTACCTTTAAACAAACCAAGACTGGAAAAATTGATCAACgaaattcttttgaaaagtaatGATCCACTGTTATCTCTATATAACTTCTTACACAAATACGTGTTGACATTACAGTTATACATGGTTCATAGAGAATTTTTAAAACTGGCCAATGGCGgcaagttttcaaaaagtaaTTTGATCCATAACTATGATTCTAAAAAGAGTATTATCACAGTTAGATATTGGCTGAATGGTAAGATGGACAGCAAGGGTAAGATCACTATTGGTATTCAAAAGACAACAGAAAGTCTTATTTTGAAATGGGACAACCAGAGTGCATCAAGGGCCAAAAATATGCCTGtaatttataataatattgtaTCGAATATCGAAGGGATTTTAGACGAAATTATGTTCAACCATGCAAGGATTATCAGATCGGAGTTGTTAGCAAGGGATATATTTcaagaagacgaagaaaacCCGGATGTTTTATTGTTTCAACTTCCCACAACATGTGTCTCGATGGCACCAATTCAACTAAAAATTGATTTGTTGAGTGGGCAATTTTACTTTAGAAATCCGACTCCGCTTTTATTGAAGTACGCCTCAAAGGTTAATAGAGCTGAGAACCCAGAGGAATTGGCGAGAATACTACAGCAGTTAAAGTTAGACAAGATTATCCACGTTCTAACTACCATGTTCGAAAATACGGGATGGTCATGTAGCAAGATTATTAAAATCAATAGGCTTATTAGGACTCATGTGAACACTGAAGGCGACGGCATtgtcaagaaagaaagtgaCAACACTGCTACTAACGATGTTTCGTTGTTATTACAAAGAGATTTATTCATCAGGCTACCACACTGGCCTCTCAATTGGTATCTAATTCTGTCGATAGTATCTTCGAAAACATCATGCGtagtggaaaaaagaattggCAAAATTATCTCTCAACGTGGGAAATGGAATCTCAAATATTTAGACAATTCTAACGTAATGACTGTCAAGTTAGAGTCAATAAcctatcaaaaaattatgaTATTGCAGAGGACTATTCTAAACAGAATCATAAACCACATGTTGATTGATTCTTTGAACCAATTAGAAATTCGTAATAAGATTTGTTCTTCTGAAATGATCAACGACAAAAAACTACCTCAATATATTATTCAAGGAGATAATATTAACGATAACATATCGATCATAGCATTAGAATTAGAGTCATTTCTGGAAGGTTCCAAAGCACTGAACTCCATACTGGAGAGTTCCATGTTTCTAAGGATAGACTACTCTAACTCTCAAATACGATTGTATgctaaattcaaaagaaacacAATGATGATACAATGCCAAATTGATAAACTATACATCCACTTTGTACAAAAAGAACCACTAGCCTTTTATTTGGAGGAGAGTTTCACAAATCTTGGCATAATTGTGCAGTACCTTACCAAATTCAGGCAAAAGTTGATGCAATTGGTTGTATTAACAGATGTTGTGGAAAGATTGCacaaaaattttgagtCCGAAAACTTCAAGATAATCGCGTTACAACCGAACGAAATTTCGTTTAAGTATCTCTCCAACAACGACGAGGATGATAAAGATTGTACAATAAAGATATTAACAAATGACGATTCTATTAAAAATTTGACGGTTCAACTCTCACCTTCTAATCCACAACACATAATCCAGCCTTTCCTAGATAATTCGAAAATGGattatcattttatttttagctACTTACAATTCACGTCATCCTTGTTTAAAGCTTTAAAAGTAATTCTCAATGAAAGAGGGCGCGAATTCCATGACGATGGAAGCGAATACTCCACTATGGTGAACATTGGACTGCATAATCTAAACGAGTATCAAATAGTATACTATAACCCTCAGGCAGGCACTAAAATCACAATATGTatagaattgaaaactGTTTTGCATAATGGCCGTGATaaaattcaatttcatATCCATTTTGCAGATGTGGCGCACATAACCACGAAATCTCCCGCTTATCCAATGATGCATCAAGTTAGGAATCAAGTCTTCATGCTGGATACCAAGAGGCTGGGGACACCAGAAACTGTTAAACCTGCCTTTACATCCCATGCTATTCGTCTGGGAAATGGTGTTGCTTGTGACCCCAATGAGATAGAACCTATCTTAATGGAAATTCATAATATTCTCAAAGTGGACTCGAATGCCAGTTCATCTTAA
- the RFU1 gene encoding Rfu1p (similar to Saccharomyces cerevisiae RFU1 (YLR073C); ancestral locus Anc_8.13) yields MKSSKLLVQDAKDYRFNPSIPLRIYLKTCIGILEKAQYAFQVNDLSLAFIYYFRYVDLLTNKLSKHPELSFMDPVSSSSIYKREYLQLIKLEVPAVCKIIESLRRQIDSQCSKLQTSLANNIAKPNTNTNTGPVQVEQRSLPKKSFDEYSFNQSISFFQQISNTQLNTATNPQSQDATRDEAYRLNYPELPRLTFST; encoded by the coding sequence ATGAAGTCAAGTAAACTATTGGTCCAGGACGCTAAGGATTACCGCTTCAATCCGTCAATACCGTTGAGAATTTATCTGAAAACATGCATCGGcattttggaaaaggcACAGTATGCGTTCCAGGTTAACGATTTGTCACTAGcgtttatttattattttagaTATGTCGATTTATTGACTAATAAGCTATCTAAGCACCCTGAATTATCGTTTATGGATCCGGTATCGTCATCCTCTATCTATAAAAGAGAGTACTTGCAACTCATAAAATTGGAAGTACCTGCAGTCTGCAAAATCATCGAAAGCTTACGCAGACAAATTGACTCTCAATGCAGTAAATTGCAAACATCGCTGGCTAACAATATAGCCAAACCGAACACGAACACGAACACAGGCCCTGTGCAGGTAGAACAGCGGTCGCTGCCGAAAAAATCGTTCGATGAATATAGCTTCAATCAatcaatttcctttttccaGCAAATTTCTAATACACAACTTAACACCGCCACAAACCCGCAAAGTCAGGATGCCACTCGGGATGAAGCTTACAGGCTGAACTATCCAGAACTACCACGCCTCACATTCTCCACATAG
- the LAM6 gene encoding Lam6p (similar to Saccharomyces cerevisiae YFL042C and YLR072W; ancestral locus Anc_8.14) codes for MWGDNLRELSNTMDSELNAVKSTVEDVGADDARRLIKGKGFQKPSTEHMLISPGRDGSVPLNGLKSSPADPHLSDVNSILDNHRGGDETALTSVNNIIMATSANGDSDYVDGDIKRPSISNCSSRSSFFDTVLSTFSLKSNSQDTVTNEVKDIEVKFASEEANKKFHQMFKSLTTETKLVADYFCYFHREFPYQGRIYLSNTHLCFNSTVLNWMAKLQIPLNEIKYLDKVTTNSSAISVETLSNKYTFSGFMARDDVFHLITRVWSEKNLTSVNDVLEVDERISKSKSITSTSSSIFNNVPTNAYNDFISTTTTEPTSRASYMSENDMIIEEAIRSVDDYMGTPGASPTSSPPSSSSSSSASSLGSSATYYGRNVYRLKPNAPFQYDGPFHVEDTMDFPYNPEANNEYVLLERQFNVPPGLLFIIMFNEDNPTFELNFLKTQDSSNISHVGTFEKVNKDGQHYREFQYTKQLHFPVGPKSTNCQVTEILLHCDWERYINVLSITRTPNVPSGTSFSTRTRYMFRWDDQGQGCILKISFWVDWNASSWIKPMVESNCKNGQISATKDLVKLVEEFVEKYVELSKEKADALKTLPSVTSFGSPRKVAVPQLTSAQPESKPEAEIEISKMGDDRWRFNWVNIVILVLLSLNLLYLMKLTNKMNRLTKLMTHKDEVVAHATLLDIPAKVQWSRPRKEEVL; via the coding sequence ATGTGGGGGGATAATTTGCGTGAGCTCAGTAACACCATGGATAGTGAGTTGAATGCAGTAAAGTCGACAGTTGAAGATGTTGGGGCGGATGATGCGAGAAGATTAATTAAGGGTAAGGGCTTCCAGAAGCCCTCTACCGAACACATGCTGATTTCGCCCGGTAGAGACGGTTCAGTACCATTGAATGGGTTGAAATCCTCACCAGCAGATCCACATTTATCTGATGTGAATTCCATTTTGGACAATCACCGGGGAGGTGACGAGACAGCCTTGACGTCtgtaaataatattatcatgGCCACTTCTGCAAATGGAGACAGTGATTACGTTGACGGAGATATCAAAAGGCCATCTATTTCTAATTGTTCATCGAGATCGTCATTTTTTGATACCGTGTTGAGCACATTCTCTTTAAAGTCAAATTCACAAGATACAGTTACGAATGAAGTTAAGGATATAGAGGTTAAATTTGCATCCGAGGAGGCTaacaaaaaattccatCAAATGTTCAAATCCTTAACCACTGAAACGAAACTTGTTGCTGATTATTTCTGCTATTTTCATAGAGAGTTTCCATATCAGGGCAGGATTTACCTCTCCAATACACATTTATGTTTCAATTCGACTGTATTAAATTGGATGGCCAAGTTACAGATTCCCTTGAATGAGATTAAATATTTAGATAAGGTAACCACCAACTCAAGCGCCATCTCCGTGGAAACCTTGAGCAACAAATATACCTTTTCCGGGTTCATGGCAAGAGACGATGTTTTCCACTTGATTACACGAGTTTGGTCTGAGAAAAATTTAACCAGTGTTAATGACGTCTTGGAGGTTGATGAGAGAATCTCCAAGTCAAAGAGCATAACGTcgacttcttcttctatattCAATAATGTTCCTACCAATGCATATAACGATTTCATATCAACAACGACTACTGAACCAACAAGCAGAGCTTCCTATATGAGTGAGAACGACATGATCATCGAGGAAGCCATAAGGTCGGTAGATGACTACATGGGCACGCCAGGCGCATCGCCAACCTCTTCCCCTCCGTCGTCGTCATCGTCGTCGTCAGCATCTTCGTTGGGTTCTTCAGCGACATATTATGGTAGAAACGTATATAGGTTGAAGCCAAACGCGCCATTCCAATACGATGGGCCGTTCCATGTGGAAGACACAATGGATTTCCCGTATAATCCAGAGGCAAATAATGAATACGTACTACTGGAACGTCAATTTAACGTCCCGCCGGGCCtacttttcatcatcatgtTTAATGAAGATAATCCCACTTTTGAATTGAACTTTTTAAAGACTCAAGATTCGTCCAACATTTCACATGTTGGGACATTCGAGAAGGTCAATAAAGATGGACAGCACTACAGAGAATTCCAATACACCAAACAGTTGCATTTCCCCGTGGGACCCAAATCTACAAACTGTCAAGTAACAGAGATTCTTTTACACTGTGACTGGGAAAGGTATATCAATGTTTTAAGTATAACGAGAACACCAAATGTTCCGAGCGGTACCAGTTTCAGCACCAGAACAAGATACATGTTTCGGTGGGATGATCAGGGGCAAGGTTGCATATTAAAGATAAGTTTTTGGGTGGACTGGAATGCATCCAGTTGGATTAAACCAATGGTGGAGAGCAACTGTAAAAATGGACAAATTAGTGCAACGAAGGATCTGGTAAAGTTAGTGGAAGAATTCGTGGAGAAATATGTGGAACtaagtaaagaaaaggcAGATGCACTCAAGACTTTGCCGAGTGTTACCTCTTTTGGATCTCCAAGAAAAGTGGCTGTACCCCAATTGACGTCAGCACAGCCAGAGTCGAAGCCTGAAGCTGAGATAGAAATCTCGAAGATGGGAGACGACAGATGGCGGTTCAATTGGGTAAACATAGTGATACTAGTACTGTTATCACTAAACCTActatatttgatgaagttAACCAACAAGATGAATAGGCTAACGAAATTGATGACGCATAAGGATGAAGTTGTGGCCCACGCAACTCTATTGGATATACCAGCCAAAGTGCAGTGGTCAAGgccaagaaaagaagaagtgtTGTAA
- the BUD20 gene encoding Bud20p (similar to Saccharomyces cerevisiae BUD20 (YLR074C); ancestral locus Anc_8.11) translates to MGRYSVKRYKTKRRTRDLDLIYNDLATKESVQKLLNQPLDETKPGLGQHYCIHCAKYMETAIALKTHLKGKVHKRRVKELKSVPYTQEVSDAAAGYNLNKFLNRVQEITQTVGPEKETNEALLKEHLDTTLANAATTEPTLPWAATDAEPNTTAITEAESTATPTV, encoded by the coding sequence ATGGGTAGATATTCGGTGAAGAGATACAaaaccaaaagaagaacacgAGACTTGGACCTGATCTATAATGATCTGGCCACCAAGGAATCAGTACAGAAGCTTTTAAACCAGCCATTGGACGAAACCAAACCAGGTCTCGGTCAGCACTATTGTATACATTGTGCCAAGTACATGGAAACCGCCATAGCGTTGAAAACTCATTTGAAGGGTAAGGTGCACAAAAGAAGGGTCAAGGAGCTGAAGAGCGTCCCCTACACACAGGAAGTCTCTGACGCTGCTGCGGGCTACAACTTGAACAAGTTTTTGAACCGCGTGCAAGAGATTACACAAACAGTGGGCCCAGAAAAGGAAACTAATGAAGCTTTACTGAAAGAACACCTGGACACTACCTTGGCAAACGCCGCAACTACAGAACCTACTTTACCGTGGGCGGCCACTGATGCTGAACCAAATACCACTGCTATCACGGAGGCTGAATCCACTGCCACACCTACAGTTTAA